A region from the Streptomyces lydicus genome encodes:
- a CDS encoding WXG100 family type VII secretion target, whose protein sequence is MAGQQYTTTEEEMVAFSGKISSVNQSIQGEISRLNTVVDTITSGWKGAAASSYNRLQSQVNEDATRLNQLLAEIKEAIDATTKNYSASEEEQAQSISHISASNSPFG, encoded by the coding sequence ATGGCTGGTCAGCAGTACACAACCACCGAGGAGGAGATGGTCGCGTTCAGCGGCAAGATCTCCTCGGTCAACCAGTCGATCCAGGGCGAGATCTCGCGCCTGAACACGGTCGTCGACACCATCACGTCTGGTTGGAAGGGTGCTGCGGCCTCCTCGTACAACCGGCTCCAGTCCCAGGTGAACGAGGACGCCACCCGTCTCAACCAGCTCCTGGCTGAGATCAAGGAAGCGATCGACGCGACCACGAAGAACTACTCCGCCTCGGAAGAGGAGCAGGCCCAGTCGATCTCGCACATCTCCGCCTCGAATTCCCCGTTCGGGTGA
- the eccE gene encoding type VII secretion protein EccE yields the protein MAPRLRQQAGTIGGVRVQQLAIIELAAALVLVGWTIHPAALTAAIVIATVLVIFALGRRRRIPLPEWITTVRAMKRRGKDSNSALAATQGVDPAFAPVVECEPALRTYEFTTESDQRAIGFVGDGTFLTALVQVDARDEPLRPQRGSHMLPLDVLHTALDIEDIHLESVQFVQYSQPAPAPHLPEQAVAARSYAPLQAQSQTPALQLTWIALKLDPELCSEAIEARGGGMEGAKRSLLRAADQLVSRLTAHGVRAKVLAEREVVAAIGTAVCVSPRAANGAMGRDGRAARRTQETTRAMRCDDRWHTTYWIGRWPQLGEGGAPLAAITQLLTSTRAMASTFTLTATHGGGRAPAISGYVRLSTRSENELSAAQSELERRSGSVKVGLVRLDREQLPGLLATLPLGGTR from the coding sequence GTGGCACCGCGGCTGCGCCAACAGGCCGGAACCATCGGCGGAGTGCGCGTCCAGCAGCTGGCCATCATCGAACTCGCCGCGGCGCTGGTGCTGGTGGGCTGGACGATCCACCCGGCCGCACTGACCGCGGCCATTGTGATCGCGACTGTTCTGGTCATTTTCGCGCTCGGCCGGCGGCGGAGGATTCCGCTGCCGGAATGGATCACGACGGTGCGCGCGATGAAGCGCCGCGGCAAGGACAGCAACTCCGCGCTCGCGGCGACGCAGGGCGTGGACCCCGCCTTCGCACCCGTGGTGGAGTGCGAACCGGCCCTGCGGACCTACGAGTTCACCACCGAATCGGACCAGCGCGCCATCGGGTTCGTCGGTGACGGGACGTTCCTGACGGCCCTCGTCCAGGTGGACGCCCGTGACGAGCCGCTGCGGCCGCAGCGCGGCAGCCACATGCTGCCGCTCGACGTGCTGCACACCGCGCTCGACATCGAGGACATCCACCTCGAATCGGTGCAGTTCGTCCAGTACAGCCAGCCCGCTCCGGCGCCGCACCTGCCCGAACAGGCCGTCGCGGCCCGCTCGTACGCGCCGCTGCAGGCCCAGTCACAGACACCGGCACTGCAGCTGACCTGGATCGCCCTCAAGCTCGACCCCGAGCTGTGCTCGGAGGCCATCGAGGCCCGCGGCGGCGGGATGGAGGGCGCCAAGCGTTCACTGCTGCGCGCCGCCGACCAGCTCGTCAGCCGGCTGACCGCACACGGCGTACGCGCCAAGGTGCTCGCCGAGCGGGAGGTCGTGGCCGCGATCGGCACCGCGGTGTGCGTCAGCCCGCGGGCCGCCAACGGGGCGATGGGACGCGACGGCCGGGCGGCCCGCCGCACCCAGGAGACGACCCGGGCGATGCGCTGCGACGACCGCTGGCACACCACCTACTGGATCGGCCGCTGGCCCCAACTGGGAGAGGGCGGCGCCCCGTTGGCGGCCATCACCCAGCTGCTGACCAGCACCAGGGCGATGGCCAGCACCTTCACACTGACCGCCACGCACGGCGGTGGCCGCGCCCCGGCCATCTCGGGTTACGTCCGTCTTTCCACCCGCAGTGAGAACGAACTCTCCGCCGCACAGAGCGAGTTGGAGCGCCGTTCCGGTTCCGTGAAGGTCGGGCTCGTACGGCTCGACCGGGAACAGCTGCCCGGCCTGCTGGCCACGCTTCCCCTCGGAGGTACCCGCTGA
- a CDS encoding PE-PGRS family protein: MSLTLPSEVAWVLDLLGYNWPDADEDKLHECAQTWRNFAEAVNQASTKGSSAAGEVISANSGEAIEGFSHAWGSFSGGGDSDDSYLRDAAAAAEVIAVAFDAAAIAVLAGKIAVIVQLVMLATELIAAQAAAPFTLGLSELGAAGATQATRVIVRQILDKIKREVMEAATKAMEHATMDAIKKMAKKAVSKEARKIAADYVKKTVKETVKDKVIDQAKEIARDKIVEEGKAKAQEAATEMTQNVAQQGIESHFGARDGIDWGETADIGKEKAGEYVDGIKEGAQEYKDGVTSLADPSTYVDHAKEDLTNRGLDHTQRHVDRRTGGAATRHQDVTDEVRSVFG; the protein is encoded by the coding sequence GTGTCATTGACGCTGCCAAGCGAGGTTGCTTGGGTCCTGGATCTGCTCGGCTACAACTGGCCGGATGCCGATGAGGACAAGCTCCACGAGTGCGCCCAGACCTGGCGCAACTTCGCCGAGGCGGTCAATCAAGCGTCCACCAAGGGCTCTTCGGCAGCCGGTGAGGTCATCTCCGCCAACTCCGGAGAGGCGATCGAGGGCTTTTCCCACGCATGGGGTTCCTTTTCCGGCGGCGGGGACAGCGACGACAGCTACCTTCGTGACGCCGCCGCGGCAGCCGAGGTGATCGCCGTCGCCTTCGATGCCGCCGCCATCGCCGTTCTCGCCGGAAAGATCGCCGTCATCGTCCAGCTCGTCATGCTGGCCACCGAGCTCATCGCGGCACAGGCCGCTGCACCCTTCACCCTGGGCCTGTCCGAACTCGGTGCCGCGGGCGCCACCCAGGCCACCCGCGTGATCGTCCGCCAGATCCTCGACAAGATCAAACGCGAGGTGATGGAGGCGGCCACCAAGGCCATGGAGCACGCCACCATGGATGCCATCAAAAAGATGGCGAAGAAGGCCGTCTCGAAGGAAGCCCGCAAAATCGCGGCGGACTACGTCAAGAAGACGGTCAAGGAAACCGTCAAGGACAAGGTCATCGATCAGGCGAAGGAAATCGCCAGGGACAAGATCGTCGAAGAGGGCAAGGCAAAGGCCCAGGAGGCCGCCACGGAGATGACGCAGAACGTCGCCCAGCAGGGCATCGAAAGCCACTTCGGCGCCCGCGACGGAATCGACTGGGGCGAAACCGCCGACATCGGCAAGGAAAAAGCCGGCGAATACGTCGACGGAATCAAGGAAGGCGCCCAGGAGTACAAGGACGGCGTCACCAGCCTGGCCGACCCCAGCACCTATGTCGACCACGCCAAGGAAGACCTCACCAACCGGGGCCTGGACCACACACAGCGTCATGTCGACCGACGCACGGGCGGCGCGGCCACCCGCCACCAGGACGTCACCGACGAGGTGCGTTCGGTGTTCGGCTGA
- the eccB gene encoding type VII secretion protein EccB, which yields MASRRDELNAYSFARKRTNAAFLKPLPNGSIESAPKPLKAVVPSIVMGVVMLVGFGACGILKPVAPQGWDDVGKNVVVGDESTTRYIVLESHHQKLLHPILNLASARLLIDPNFKVVKVKESELDGKLPHGPALGIPYAPDRLPGTKDADKPKTWAVCNRPGASVNAKPQQAVFVLAGKDKKLVEGKGKLDVHQALYVEDPQGKRWLVDNNGMAFGFNSTRMGGWAGSRADGDALLRRIVFGPNTQPQKVSQQYMDTLLTLPDQLSISMPVVEQAGTLTDAPKVPEKGKRVGSILEDTDGHKYVVEKDGVEQVTNFVARLLEQGSNARKLHSDGSPIVPVPVAASSISPKKDDAGNLTTFLGKTFGDFDSPWPKEAVSPANNFASQNGGLVTPTRSGVSCSVYNGTNNKYPGGEEKQLGYPNGVPDMQTWVGKDYPAKLASGASSYVTPGSGLLYTEVPTPQAKSGSLFLATDTGLRYAVPRNNDGGGKAGTDKQEVDQSMLHLGYGGTHPPLVLKAWSTLLSEGPALDIRSAKKPQSS from the coding sequence ATGGCATCACGTCGGGACGAGCTGAATGCGTATTCGTTTGCTCGAAAGCGTACGAATGCGGCATTTCTGAAGCCGCTGCCGAACGGATCGATCGAGAGTGCCCCCAAGCCGCTCAAGGCGGTGGTGCCGAGTATCGTCATGGGTGTCGTGATGCTCGTGGGATTCGGCGCGTGCGGCATTCTCAAGCCGGTTGCGCCGCAGGGCTGGGACGACGTCGGCAAGAATGTCGTCGTCGGGGACGAATCCACCACGCGTTACATCGTCCTGGAAAGCCACCACCAGAAACTGCTGCATCCCATCCTCAATCTCGCCTCCGCCCGGCTTCTTATCGACCCGAACTTCAAAGTCGTCAAGGTCAAGGAATCCGAGCTGGACGGAAAGCTTCCGCACGGGCCCGCCCTCGGCATTCCGTACGCGCCCGACCGGCTGCCCGGCACCAAGGACGCCGACAAGCCGAAGACCTGGGCGGTGTGCAACCGCCCTGGCGCCAGCGTGAACGCCAAGCCGCAGCAGGCCGTCTTCGTGCTGGCCGGCAAGGACAAGAAGCTCGTCGAGGGCAAGGGCAAGCTCGACGTCCATCAGGCCCTGTACGTCGAGGACCCCCAGGGCAAGAGGTGGCTGGTCGACAACAACGGCATGGCCTTCGGGTTCAACTCGACCCGTATGGGCGGGTGGGCCGGCAGCAGGGCGGACGGCGATGCCCTGCTCCGCCGTATCGTCTTCGGCCCCAACACCCAGCCGCAGAAGGTGTCGCAGCAGTACATGGACACCCTCCTCACCCTCCCGGACCAGCTGTCCATCAGCATGCCCGTGGTCGAGCAGGCGGGAACGCTGACCGACGCTCCGAAGGTCCCGGAGAAGGGCAAGCGGGTCGGCTCGATCCTCGAGGACACCGACGGCCACAAGTACGTCGTGGAGAAGGACGGCGTCGAGCAGGTGACGAACTTCGTCGCCAGGCTCCTGGAGCAGGGCTCGAACGCGAGGAAGCTGCACTCCGACGGTTCGCCGATCGTCCCCGTACCCGTCGCCGCCAGCAGCATCTCCCCGAAGAAGGACGACGCGGGGAACCTGACGACGTTCCTGGGCAAGACGTTCGGCGACTTCGATTCGCCGTGGCCGAAGGAGGCGGTCTCCCCGGCCAACAACTTCGCCTCCCAGAACGGCGGGCTGGTCACGCCCACGCGCAGCGGCGTGTCCTGCAGTGTCTACAACGGCACCAACAACAAGTACCCGGGAGGCGAGGAGAAGCAGCTCGGCTACCCGAACGGGGTGCCGGACATGCAGACCTGGGTCGGCAAGGACTACCCGGCCAAGCTCGCCAGCGGCGCCAGCTCGTACGTCACCCCCGGCAGCGGCCTGCTGTACACGGAGGTGCCCACTCCCCAGGCGAAGAGCGGCAGCCTTTTCCTGGCCACCGACACGGGGCTGCGCTACGCCGTTCCGCGGAACAACGACGGCGGGGGCAAGGCCGGCACCGACAAGCAGGAAGTCGACCAGTCGATGCTTCACCTCGGCTACGGGGGCACACACCCGCCGCTGGTTCTGAAGGCCTGGTCCACCCTGCTCTCCGAGGGGCCGGCGCTGGACATCCGCAGCGCCAAGAAGCCGCAGTCGTCCTGA
- the mycP gene encoding type VII secretion-associated serine protease mycosin produces the protein MGSRAIGHRAGHRRRAASALVLAVCIAGLSSVAAAPAIADENVPLNSGECKFGTDNIAETPWSLQRLLTNQLWADRKMGQGIRVGVIDTGIDAGNPQLKGAIGSGGKSFVPGKPTEDKVGHGTKVAGIIAARPIKGSGFFGIAPKATVIPFQQTSAEKAGTADSLAKAVDKAVAEKVDIINISQGTGADPHLLPTLEHAIARADAQGILVVASAGNGGADGGEKNMFPAAYSTKYPNVLAVAASDRNNERAPFSQSGPFVQIAAPGVDMVSTVPDGGNCVDQGTSFAAPYVTGAAALLKAKHKDWSPQQLIWHLEQTAERVRKDRDNFIGWGVVDPVAALNDDTEPTAEPKPDKPSNVADGSDIHPVAVTLGESPEDRRVRVAVYIVGGGLLAVGTVVGCAIALRDWRRKTS, from the coding sequence GTGGGATCTCGCGCCATTGGTCATCGAGCCGGGCACCGTCGCCGAGCGGCGAGCGCACTGGTTTTGGCGGTGTGCATTGCCGGCCTGTCGAGCGTGGCCGCCGCGCCGGCGATCGCGGACGAGAACGTGCCGCTCAACAGCGGTGAGTGCAAATTCGGCACGGACAACATCGCAGAGACCCCGTGGTCGCTGCAGCGCCTCCTGACGAATCAGCTGTGGGCCGACAGAAAGATGGGGCAAGGAATCCGTGTCGGCGTCATCGACACCGGTATCGACGCCGGTAACCCGCAGCTGAAGGGCGCGATCGGCAGCGGCGGCAAGTCCTTCGTGCCCGGCAAGCCGACCGAGGACAAGGTCGGCCACGGCACCAAGGTCGCAGGCATCATTGCCGCCCGCCCGATCAAGGGTTCCGGTTTCTTCGGCATCGCGCCCAAGGCCACCGTCATCCCGTTCCAGCAGACTTCGGCCGAGAAGGCCGGCACGGCCGACAGCCTCGCCAAGGCCGTGGACAAGGCCGTGGCGGAGAAGGTTGACATCATCAACATCTCCCAGGGAACCGGCGCGGACCCACACCTTCTGCCCACCCTCGAACATGCGATCGCCCGCGCCGACGCCCAGGGCATTCTGGTGGTCGCCTCGGCCGGCAACGGTGGTGCCGACGGCGGCGAGAAGAACATGTTCCCCGCCGCGTACTCGACCAAGTACCCCAATGTCCTGGCCGTGGCCGCCTCGGACCGCAACAACGAGCGTGCGCCCTTCTCGCAGTCCGGGCCCTTCGTCCAGATCGCCGCCCCCGGCGTCGACATGGTCTCCACGGTCCCCGACGGCGGCAACTGCGTCGACCAGGGCACCAGCTTCGCCGCCCCGTACGTCACGGGAGCCGCGGCGCTTCTCAAGGCCAAGCACAAGGACTGGTCGCCGCAGCAGCTCATCTGGCATCTCGAGCAGACCGCCGAGCGTGTGCGCAAGGACCGCGACAACTTCATCGGCTGGGGCGTCGTCGACCCGGTGGCAGCTCTCAACGACGACACCGAGCCCACCGCAGAACCCAAGCCGGACAAGCCTTCGAATGTGGCTGACGGCTCCGATATCCATCCGGTCGCGGTCACCCTCGGCGAAAGCCCCGAGGACCGGCGTGTCCGTGTGGCCGTCTACATTGTCGGCGGCGGACTCCTGGCCGTCGGTACGGTGGTGGGCTGCGCCATTGCACTTCGTGACTGGCGTCGGAAAACTTCATAG
- a CDS encoding WXG100 family type VII secretion target: protein MSGQILVNFATISQASSDVRGTANNIRQQLDDLEAGVKKIAASWEGAAQEGYQARQREWDQRAASLHSTLESIAKALDQAAQNYQATEHKNSGIWAG from the coding sequence ATGTCAGGCCAGATCCTCGTTAATTTCGCGACGATCTCGCAGGCCAGTTCCGACGTGCGCGGTACGGCCAACAACATCCGCCAGCAGCTCGACGACCTCGAGGCGGGCGTCAAGAAGATCGCCGCCAGCTGGGAAGGTGCGGCGCAGGAGGGCTACCAGGCCCGCCAGCGCGAGTGGGACCAGCGCGCGGCCTCCCTGCACTCGACGCTTGAGTCCATCGCCAAGGCGCTGGACCAGGCCGCCCAGAACTACCAGGCCACCGAGCACAAGAACTCCGGTATCTGGGCGGGCTGA
- a CDS encoding WXG100 family type VII secretion target: MSFVEDATGIYGRRMTGARVAGKAFDVDPGVLRRQGDAFVHIGSDFSKASKKLQDDLEGLGSPWENCDFGDIFETIYTPIRDGMFESMDSLGERLESIGDKLQNMAGSYTDSDEQGIHTISAVGRPAI, from the coding sequence GTGTCGTTCGTTGAAGATGCGACAGGTATCTACGGGCGACGCATGACGGGGGCAAGGGTGGCAGGCAAGGCATTTGACGTAGATCCGGGTGTGCTGCGCAGGCAGGGCGACGCATTCGTCCATATCGGCAGCGATTTCTCCAAGGCGTCGAAGAAGCTTCAAGACGACCTTGAAGGCCTCGGCAGCCCCTGGGAAAACTGCGACTTCGGCGACATCTTCGAAACGATCTACACGCCCATCAGGGACGGCATGTTCGAATCGATGGACTCCCTGGGCGAACGCCTCGAAAGCATCGGCGACAAACTCCAGAACATGGCCGGCTCGTACACCGATTCCGACGAGCAGGGCATCCACACCATCAGCGCGGTCGGCCGCCCCGCCATCTGA
- a CDS encoding S8 family serine peptidase, with translation MSFTRTLRAVGGVAVAGALLFTAAPTASADYIRDGQWALDAFNPQKVWHESTGKNVTVAVIDSGVNGDHVDLKGNVLPGKSFDTAGGTADHETSDDHGTAMAALIAAHGHGPNHADGIMGLAPDVKILPVKLNQTIGGTANNIDGPIRYAVDHGAKVINMSFVTSRLTQQEKDAISYAVKKDVLLVGGSGNEGSGKPLYPAAAPGVLAVGAVAKDGKVLGESNYGPHIRLIAPGENIYSAGISPKYRQATGTSDATAYVSAAAALVRSKFPDLTAGQVANRLTKTAITPDGKTGVTSPDPKYGYGVIRPYRALSENVPVGSKNGPLTMPKDTEPSSGAGADAPGGSPSASSGAEASSGLTPLAVVGIAVGVLVVLGMVIGVIVVSKKRRNGPPPGGPGFGGPHGGMGVPPQYPGSYQQPGGPGGYQSAPPNYPPRQ, from the coding sequence ATGAGCTTCACGCGGACGCTGCGTGCAGTTGGCGGCGTGGCGGTGGCAGGAGCACTGCTCTTCACCGCCGCGCCGACCGCTTCGGCGGACTACATCAGGGATGGGCAATGGGCGCTTGACGCGTTCAATCCGCAAAAGGTGTGGCATGAGTCGACCGGTAAAAATGTCACCGTGGCGGTCATCGACTCGGGTGTCAACGGAGATCACGTCGATCTCAAGGGCAATGTGCTCCCGGGTAAAAGCTTTGACACCGCGGGCGGTACGGCAGATCACGAAACCAGTGATGATCACGGCACGGCTATGGCTGCCTTGATTGCGGCGCACGGCCATGGACCCAACCATGCCGATGGAATCATGGGGCTGGCACCGGATGTCAAGATTCTTCCCGTCAAGTTGAATCAGACGATCGGCGGCACCGCAAACAACATCGACGGTCCCATTCGCTATGCAGTTGATCACGGGGCAAAGGTCATCAACATGTCCTTTGTGACGTCCCGCTTGACTCAGCAGGAAAAGGATGCGATCAGCTACGCGGTAAAGAAGGACGTGCTGCTGGTTGGCGGCTCTGGCAATGAGGGCAGTGGTAAGCCCCTCTATCCGGCTGCGGCGCCCGGCGTATTGGCGGTCGGCGCAGTCGCCAAGGACGGCAAGGTGCTTGGCGAATCGAACTACGGGCCGCATATCCGGCTGATCGCCCCGGGCGAGAATATCTATTCTGCCGGAATTTCCCCGAAGTACCGGCAGGCCACAGGCACCTCCGACGCGACGGCCTACGTATCGGCCGCCGCGGCCCTTGTCCGGTCGAAGTTTCCTGACCTCACCGCAGGGCAGGTCGCCAATCGCCTCACGAAGACGGCGATCACCCCGGACGGCAAGACGGGCGTCACGTCTCCTGACCCCAAGTACGGCTACGGAGTCATTCGCCCGTACCGTGCCCTCTCGGAGAACGTTCCCGTCGGCTCGAAGAACGGGCCTCTCACCATGCCGAAGGACACGGAGCCTTCCTCCGGCGCCGGCGCCGATGCGCCTGGTGGCAGCCCTTCGGCGAGCAGCGGTGCCGAGGCGAGCAGTGGTCTGACCCCCCTGGCGGTTGTCGGTATCGCTGTGGGTGTGCTCGTTGTGCTGGGGATGGTGATCGGTGTGATCGTCGTCAGCAAGAAACGCCGTAATGGTCCGCCTCCTGGTGGTCCTGGCTTCGGCGGTCCTCACGGTGGCATGGGGGTTCCCCCGCAGTACCCCGGTTCCTACCAGCAGCCGGGCGGCCCTGGTGGGTACCAGTCGGCACCGCCCAACTACCCTCCTCGTCAGTAG